DNA sequence from the Arthrobacter sp. V1I9 genome:
GCCTGCTGGACCTCGGTTTTGGAACCGCCGTCAGCTGGATCTTCGGCGGCAGCGTCCCCACGGACAACTAGGGCTGAACCGTCCGCAGGCCGAGTGCTCCATCCGGGAAACCGGACGGAAACACCGGTGTGCGGAATTGAGCCATTTAAATAGGCATGTTAGGCAATGAGGAAGCAGGAGACCAAGTGTCTGAGCAGGAGCTCGAGGTAACCGAGACTGAGCTGGAAGAGTCCGCGGACATCACGGCAGAAGCCGGTGACGAGTCTGAGGTCGATTCCTCCGCGCCCGAAGCCAGTGACGCCGAGTCTGATGAAGACGTTGAGTCTGACGAGGACGCTGAGGTGGACGACGCCGGCTCCGAGGAAGAGTCCGCCGACGCCCTCGCCGCTGCCGCCGCCAAGGCCGAGGTTGACCCCGCCGAGGAGTTCAAGGCCAAGCTGCGCCGCCAGGAAGGTGACTGGTACGTCATCCACTCCTACGCCGGTTATGAAAACCGAGTGAAGGCTAACCTTGAAACCCGCATCCAGACCCTGGACATGGAAGATTACATCTTCGAGATCCAGGTGCCCATGGAAGAAGTCGTTGAGATCAAGAACGCTCAGCGCAAGGTCATCAACCGCGTCCGCATCCCCGGCTACGTCCTGGTCCGCATGGACCTGACCGACGCCTCGTGGGGCGCCGTCCGCCACACCCCCGGTGTCACCGGCTTCGTGGGCAACGCCCACAACCCCGTGCCCCTGCGCCTGGACGAGGTCTTCTCCATGCTCGCCCCCGTCTTCGAGGAAGAGCAGGCCGAGAAGGGCAAGCCGGTCAACAAGCAGCACCAGGCTCCCGTGGATGTCGACTTCGAAGTTGGCGAGTCCGTCATTGTCAAGGAAGGCCCGTTCGAGACCCTTCCCGCCACGATCTCCGAGATCAAGGTCGAATCCCAGACCCTCGTGGTGCTGGTCTCCATCTTCGAGCGCGAAACGCCCGTCACCCTGGCGTTCAACCAGGTCACCAAGATCTGACATCCCAAGAATTCGTCCCGGGGCTGCCCGCTTTAGCAGCACCGGAACGGCCGGCCGCCTCGCCATGGCGGCCAAAAACCTGAGGCACGCTCCTGTGCCCCAGGACGTTATTGAGAGAAGGACCCTACATTGGCTCCCAAGAAGAAGGTCACCGGCCTCATCAAGCTGCAGATCCAGGCAGGTGCCGCTAACCCGGCTCCGCCGATCGGTCCTGCGCTTGGCCAGCACGGTGTCAACATCATGGAATTCTGCAAGGCGTACAACGCTGCGACGGAAGCCCAGCGCGGAAACGTCATCCCCGTGGAAATCACGGTCTATGAAGACCGTTCCTTCACGTTCATCACCAAGACCCCGCCGGCTGCAGAGCTCATCAAGAAGGCTGCAGGCGTCGCCAAGGGTTCAGCGACCCCGCACACCGTCAAGGTTGCCAAGCTGACCCAGGCCCAGGTCAACGAGATTGCTTCCACCAAGATGGAAGACCTCAACGCCACCAGCCTCGAAGGCGCAGCGAAGATCATCGCCGGCACCGCCCGCTCCATGGGTATCACCGTCGAGGGTTAATCCCCTCGCTGCCGGATGTCGGCTCGGGAAACCGATCACGACGACGGGCGGCACCGCCGGGAAACCGGCACCATCGAAATTGAAATGTTGGGAACCGGGCACGGATAACGAGCCCGCTCACCAACTGTGGCAGGGCCCAGCGCGGTCCGCAGACCACAACTGCACAAGGAGAAATAAGCAGCATGGCAAAGCGCAGCAAAGCATATGAGGCAGCAGCCGCCAAGATCGACGCGGAAAAGTTTTACGCGCCGTTCGAGGCAGTGACCCTCGCCAAGGACACCAACCCGTCCAAGTTCGACGCCACTGTTGAGGTTGCATTCCGCCTCGGCGTGGACCCCCGCAAGGCCGACCAGATGGTCCGCGGCACCGTCAACCTGCCCCACGGCACCGGTAAGACTGCCCGCGTCCTGGTCTTCGCCACCGGTGACAAGGCTGAGGCAGCAATCGCTGCCGGCGCCGACTTCGTTGGTTCCGATGACCTGATCGAAAAGATCGCAGCAGGCTGGACCGACTTCGACGCCGCCGTCGCCACCCCTGACCTCATGGGCAAGGTTGGCCGCCTCGGTAAGGTCCTGGGTCCGCGTAACCTGATGCCGAACCCGAAGACGGGCACCGTGACTCCCGACGTCACCAAGGCCGTCAACGACATCAAGGGTGGAAAGATCGACTTCCGCGTCGACAAGCACTCCAACCTGCACTTCATCATCGGCAAGGTGTCCTTCGACGCCATCAAGCTGGCTGAGAACTACGCAGCAGCACTGGAAGAGGTGCTTCGCCTGAAGCCGTCCGCTTCCAAGGGCCGCTACATCCAGAAGGCCACCGTTGCCACCACGTTCGGTCCCGGCATTTCCGTTGACCCCAACGTCACCAAGGTTCTGACCGAGGCCTAAGTCCTCGTCTGAAGCTTCGCAGTGGATCCTTCCGCTGCACAACCAAACCGCCCGGCGCCCGCGCCGGGCGGTTTGGTGTTTAAGCCCAGGAACCACGCCCGGAGGGGCAGGTTCCTGCCTAAGCTGTAGAAATGGCCGAACCGGATGTGGAACCCGACTTTGGAAAAACCGTTGAGCTGGCGATAACTGCCGTGGACGTCCAGCCGCGGGGCAACGAAACGCCCGCTGGTGCCGGTCCGGTTACCGCCCAATTCCAGGAGTGCCACGCCCTGCGGGTGGAGCACGAGCTCGCCGTCTGGGGCAACCTGGACCGCTGCGACACGCTGCAAGAGGCTGTGGAGTATTGGCGGGGCAATGAGTATGAGGAACGACGCCTGTACCTGGCGAAGCTCGGGGCGGTAACCGTGGGCATGTGCTCGGTGACGTTCCCCTTGCGTGAGAACACGCACACCGCTGGAATCCAGGTTCTGGTCGTCCCTGCATACCGTCGCCAGGGCCTGGGCCGTGCCCTTCTGGAGCACGCCGAAGCAGCCGCCCGCGAACGCGGCAGGACGTCCCTTGACGCCTACCACGAAGTGCCGTTGCAGGCTGCGGACGGAGCTGCCCTGCTGCCGGCGAAATCCGGAGCCGGCGGACTGCCGCTTGATGAACCGGCCGTGGCATTTGCCGTTGCCGCGGGCTATGAGCTGGAACAGGTGGAACGGTCCAGCCGCCTCGACCTGCCCGTTGCACCGGAACTGCTGGACCGGCTGGAGGCCGACGCCCCGGCCCGGGCAGCTGAGTACACCATCACCGGCTGGGACGACACGTGCCCGGAGGACCTGGTGCATGCCTATGCCCGCCTCAAGTCCACGATGACCACGGACGTTCCCATCGCCGGGATGGATTGGGAAGGCGAGGACTGGGACGCCGCCAGGGTCCGGGAAGAGGAGAACACGCTGATCCGGAGCGGGGTCCAGTCAGCTGTCACGGCCGCCCGGCACAGGGCCTCGGGGCAACTGGTGGCCTATACCGTCCTGAACTGGCGTGCCGGCGTGCCGAACTCCATCCTCCAGCAGGACACGTTGGTCATTTCGGAACACCGCGGCCGGCGCCTGGGCGTGCTGGCCAAAGTGGCAAACCTGCGGCGCGCCCAAACGAGGTGGCCGTCAGCGAAGTCGGTGCTGACATGGAATGCCAACGAAAACCAACATATGCTGGCCATAAATATCGCGCTTGGATTCAAACCCGCAGGTTATGAAGGCGAGTGGCAGAAACGGCTGGGATGATGCGCCTATGGCTTTTGACGTAAAGATCGAGCAGCTTTGGATTCCCGACTCACTGGACGCGCCGGACGCAGCGGACTTCCTTGCCGCCGTCGAGGTGGGCCGGAAGGTCCGAATGCAGACGTGGGGGAGTGACGACCTCGCTTACGGCCCCTTGGAGAAGCTGCTTGAGTTCCAGGACCCGTACGAACGGCAGCTCATTCTTGTCGCCAAAGTGGACGGGGAGATTGTGGGGACGGTCGACATCGCCCTTCCCCTCACGGACAACCTGGACCTGGCGGAGTTCACCCTCGACATCCTGCCGGAGTTCCAGCGCCAGGGCGTGGGCCGCCGCCTTCTCCAGGCCGCCGAGCAGTTTGCCCGCGGGGAAGGCCGCACCATGATCCTGGTGGACACGAACCACCCCGGGGCGTCCCTCCATGAGTTTGAACGCGCTCAACTGGTTCCCGGCACGGGGCAGGGCTTCGTGCCGTTGGAGAGCCGTGAAGTCGAGTTCGCACAGAAGACCGGCTACACGCTCCAGCACATCGAGCAGTTCAGCTCCTGCGCGCTGCCCTTGGACACGAAGCTGGTTGCAGACCTGCAGGCCGAGGCCGACGCCGCCAACAGCGGACGGTACCGCCTGCACCACTGGACGGATCGCTGTCCTGACGCTTGGCTGGAAGCTGTGGCCGCCCTTGAGAACCAGGCGGGGGCCGACGTCGACCCCTCCTTGGATCCGCCCGTTGAGCAGGACATGGTGCTCGACGGCGACATCCTCCGGGAAGCCGAGGAAGTCGCCATTGCGCAGGGCAGGCGGACGGTGGTCACCGCCGTCGAGCACCTCGCCTCGGGAGCGCTGGTAGGCCTGACCACCATCACGGTGCTGGCGCACCGCGCGGACGTTGTCTTCCAGGACGACACGCTGGTCCTGCAGGAGCACCGCGGGAACAAGCTGGGCCTGCTGATCAAGGTGGCCAACATGGAGCGGCTCACCGAGCAGTTCCCGGACGCGCGGATCATCTACACCTGGAACGCCCCAGAGAACCGGTACCTCCTCACCGTCAACCAGCAGCTGGGTTTCCAGACGGCAGGGGTGACGGGAATCTGGCAAAAGGAGCTCCCGCACCTGCACACCAGCACCAGCTGAGCCCCGATTTGGCGCCAGTGGTGGCTCTCCCGTAGACTTGAAGGACCAAAGACCGTCGGTTGTTGGAAATCCACTCTCTCGAACATGGCTCAACTCTGCAGTTGTGCGCGGGGGAAGCAGTGGCTTTCTGGACGAAGGACCCTGAACGTAGGGCGGCCGGCGCAGGTGAACGAAGCCAAGTTCCACGGAAATCTCCGTGTTGAGCCAAGCCCCGTGCATCTGCGCGGGGCGTTTTTAGTTTTAGCTCACCTTGAGCGGGGACCGTCGCATACCGGCACTATCCCCGGAAGGAGGGTTATGGCAACGCCTGCAAAGGTTTCAGCAGTAGCTGAGATCACTAACGATTTCAAGGAATCGAACGCCGCTGTCCTGACCGAATACCGTGGGCTCACAGTTGCACAGATCAAGCAGCTGCGTGTTTCTCTCGGCCAGGACACCAAGTTCTCGGTCGTCAAGAACACCCTGACCGCCATTGCAGCCAAGGAAGCCGGCGTCGAAGCATTCGACGGCCAGCTTGCCGGCCCCACTGCAATCGCGTTCATCAAGGGTGACGCAGTTGCCGCTGCCAAGAGCCTGACGGATTTCGCCAAGACCAACAAGCAGCTGGTTATCAAGACCGGTTACTTCGAGGGCAAGGCACTGAACGCCAGCGAGGTTGCCGCACTGGCAGCACTCGAGTCCCGTGAGCTGCAGCTCGCCAAGGTTGCAGGTGTCCTCAAGGCACCCGCCGCCGCAGCTGCACGCATCATTGACGCACTGCGCCTCAAGCTTGAAGAAGAGAACGGTGCACCGGCAGCTGCCGAGGCGCCTGCCGCTGAAGAATCTGCTGATGCTTCAGCCGAAGCAGTAGCCGAAGCTCCCGCAGCTGACGCTCCCGCAGCCGAAGAGAACTAGTTCTCTTCACCCCACCAGACTCCGGTGTGACGCGTGGCTCCCTGCCGCTGAAC
Encoded proteins:
- the nusG gene encoding transcription termination/antitermination protein NusG; this encodes MSEQELEVTETELEESADITAEAGDESEVDSSAPEASDAESDEDVESDEDAEVDDAGSEEESADALAAAAAKAEVDPAEEFKAKLRRQEGDWYVIHSYAGYENRVKANLETRIQTLDMEDYIFEIQVPMEEVVEIKNAQRKVINRVRIPGYVLVRMDLTDASWGAVRHTPGVTGFVGNAHNPVPLRLDEVFSMLAPVFEEEQAEKGKPVNKQHQAPVDVDFEVGESVIVKEGPFETLPATISEIKVESQTLVVLVSIFERETPVTLAFNQVTKI
- the rplK gene encoding 50S ribosomal protein L11, giving the protein MAPKKKVTGLIKLQIQAGAANPAPPIGPALGQHGVNIMEFCKAYNAATEAQRGNVIPVEITVYEDRSFTFITKTPPAAELIKKAAGVAKGSATPHTVKVAKLTQAQVNEIASTKMEDLNATSLEGAAKIIAGTARSMGITVEG
- the rplA gene encoding 50S ribosomal protein L1; protein product: MAKRSKAYEAAAAKIDAEKFYAPFEAVTLAKDTNPSKFDATVEVAFRLGVDPRKADQMVRGTVNLPHGTGKTARVLVFATGDKAEAAIAAGADFVGSDDLIEKIAAGWTDFDAAVATPDLMGKVGRLGKVLGPRNLMPNPKTGTVTPDVTKAVNDIKGGKIDFRVDKHSNLHFIIGKVSFDAIKLAENYAAALEEVLRLKPSASKGRYIQKATVATTFGPGISVDPNVTKVLTEA
- a CDS encoding GNAT family N-acetyltransferase: MAEPDVEPDFGKTVELAITAVDVQPRGNETPAGAGPVTAQFQECHALRVEHELAVWGNLDRCDTLQEAVEYWRGNEYEERRLYLAKLGAVTVGMCSVTFPLRENTHTAGIQVLVVPAYRRQGLGRALLEHAEAAARERGRTSLDAYHEVPLQAADGAALLPAKSGAGGLPLDEPAVAFAVAAGYELEQVERSSRLDLPVAPELLDRLEADAPARAAEYTITGWDDTCPEDLVHAYARLKSTMTTDVPIAGMDWEGEDWDAARVREEENTLIRSGVQSAVTAARHRASGQLVAYTVLNWRAGVPNSILQQDTLVISEHRGRRLGVLAKVANLRRAQTRWPSAKSVLTWNANENQHMLAINIALGFKPAGYEGEWQKRLG
- a CDS encoding GNAT family N-acetyltransferase; its protein translation is MAFDVKIEQLWIPDSLDAPDAADFLAAVEVGRKVRMQTWGSDDLAYGPLEKLLEFQDPYERQLILVAKVDGEIVGTVDIALPLTDNLDLAEFTLDILPEFQRQGVGRRLLQAAEQFARGEGRTMILVDTNHPGASLHEFERAQLVPGTGQGFVPLESREVEFAQKTGYTLQHIEQFSSCALPLDTKLVADLQAEADAANSGRYRLHHWTDRCPDAWLEAVAALENQAGADVDPSLDPPVEQDMVLDGDILREAEEVAIAQGRRTVVTAVEHLASGALVGLTTITVLAHRADVVFQDDTLVLQEHRGNKLGLLIKVANMERLTEQFPDARIIYTWNAPENRYLLTVNQQLGFQTAGVTGIWQKELPHLHTSTS
- the rplJ gene encoding 50S ribosomal protein L10; the encoded protein is MATPAKVSAVAEITNDFKESNAAVLTEYRGLTVAQIKQLRVSLGQDTKFSVVKNTLTAIAAKEAGVEAFDGQLAGPTAIAFIKGDAVAAAKSLTDFAKTNKQLVIKTGYFEGKALNASEVAALAALESRELQLAKVAGVLKAPAAAAARIIDALRLKLEEENGAPAAAEAPAAEESADASAEAVAEAPAADAPAAEEN